One region of Euzebya rosea genomic DNA includes:
- a CDS encoding ArsR/SmtB family transcription factor yields the protein MKFHATSRLDAMATLGRALSDRTRCRLLMALLAGPGYPAQLAAALEVSPQVVSNHLACLRGCGLVVATYEGRRVRYELVDGNLAHALGDLLDVVLAIDDTASCATEMAVT from the coding sequence ATGAAGTTTCACGCAACATCACGACTCGACGCGATGGCTACCCTCGGCCGCGCGCTGTCCGACCGGACCCGCTGTCGGCTCCTGATGGCACTCCTTGCCGGCCCGGGCTATCCGGCGCAGCTCGCCGCAGCCCTGGAGGTCTCACCACAGGTGGTCAGCAACCACTTGGCCTGCCTGCGAGGGTGCGGCCTGGTGGTGGCCACCTACGAGGGACGCCGGGTGCGCTACGAGTTGGTGGACGGGAACCTGGCCCACGCCCTCGGCGACCTCCTCGATGTCGTGCTGGCCATCGACGACACCGCCTCATGCGCCACCGAAATGGCTGTGACATGA
- a CDS encoding class I SAM-dependent methyltransferase, translated as MSRRLWSAAGALGGLARLGTRSSGIRDADGVQRLYDRLAGVYDRLAAPYDLIDGRRLQRQAIDALGLQPGDTVVDLGTGTGWNLPHLADRVGSDGRVIGVDLSERMLDRARRRVEEAAHSGVEFVHADLRTYVPPADTTAVIAAFALEMVPDHDEAIRRLVEHLAPGVRIASVGLREPAGWPEWAVRLGSLLNRPFGVTPAYRDIAPWTSIRQHLSDATITTSHAGAVYLAEGTTPGRKPT; from the coding sequence ATGAGCCGGCGCCTGTGGAGCGCGGCCGGGGCACTCGGCGGACTGGCCCGGCTGGGCACCAGGTCGTCCGGCATCAGAGATGCCGACGGGGTGCAGCGACTCTACGACCGGCTCGCTGGTGTCTATGACCGGCTCGCTGCGCCCTACGACTTGATCGACGGGCGGAGGCTGCAGCGGCAGGCGATCGACGCGCTTGGGTTGCAGCCCGGGGACACCGTGGTCGACCTCGGCACAGGGACCGGGTGGAACCTGCCTCATCTCGCCGACCGCGTCGGCTCCGACGGTAGGGTCATCGGCGTCGACCTGTCGGAGCGCATGCTCGACCGGGCACGCCGACGCGTCGAGGAAGCCGCACATTCGGGCGTCGAGTTTGTGCATGCCGACCTTCGCACGTACGTTCCGCCCGCCGACACCACAGCAGTCATCGCTGCGTTCGCCCTGGAGATGGTCCCCGACCACGACGAGGCCATCCGGCGGTTGGTCGAGCACCTCGCGCCGGGGGTCCGGATTGCCTCGGTCGGGCTCCGCGAGCCCGCGGGGTGGCCGGAGTGGGCCGTCCGACTCGGATCGCTGCTCAACCGACCCTTCGGCGTGACGCCGGCCTACCGGGACATCGCCCCGTGGACCAGCATCCGTCAACACCTCAGTGACGCCACCATCACCACGAGCCACGCCGGGGCCGTCTACCTCGCCGAGGGCACCACACCCGGACGCAAGCCCACCTGA
- a CDS encoding RNA polymerase sigma factor: MIRGGAPRDGFDLRAELERVAVLAAAGDRAALDRTLELIDRLGLVRTAVRRVVVNAEMVEDVCQDVVVVVAERVGSWDGRSRFSTWLYTVARNRAIDALRRQRPTEEIPERLAADQRRVSSMIAERRDVQAMLDDLPERYRRPVIMRDVDQLDYDEIAALLDLKPATVRTRVSRGRDMIGRRLEESAQ; this comes from the coding sequence ATGATCCGCGGCGGCGCACCACGCGACGGCTTCGACCTGCGGGCGGAGCTCGAGCGGGTCGCCGTCCTTGCTGCCGCCGGCGACCGTGCGGCGCTCGATCGGACTCTCGAACTCATCGACCGGCTCGGCCTCGTTCGCACTGCCGTGCGGCGTGTCGTCGTCAATGCCGAGATGGTGGAGGATGTCTGTCAGGACGTCGTGGTGGTCGTGGCGGAACGGGTCGGGTCGTGGGACGGTCGGAGCCGGTTCTCCACCTGGCTGTACACAGTCGCCCGCAACCGGGCGATCGACGCCCTCCGACGCCAGCGACCCACCGAGGAGATCCCTGAGCGTCTCGCCGCCGACCAGCGGCGAGTGTCGTCGATGATCGCGGAACGCCGTGATGTCCAAGCGATGCTCGACGACCTGCCCGAGCGCTACCGGCGCCCGGTGATCATGCGCGATGTCGACCAGTTGGACTACGACGAGATCGCTGCGCTGCTCGACCTCAAGCCTGCAACGGTGCGGACGCGTGTGTCCCGCGGTCGGGACATGATCGGTCGTCGACTCGAGGAGTCTGCGCAGTGA
- a CDS encoding serine/threonine-protein kinase, protein MTTRLLGRYRLDGVLGSGAFATVHRGFDEQLDDPVAVKILAENRAADPDMRDRFVAEGQVLRRIGSPHVVRAHDLAEGDDGRPFLVLELCDRGTVRERVDELWQEGWTAGAADVTAVARPLAAAIGAMSTAGVVHRDLTPSNLLLTTAPPAVPVDPDSLVVGPGERLAVTDLGFCKDLARSTGITAAGGTDGFQPPEQRRVGGLVDVRSDLWAASAVLTWLISGAAPVDQDRARQDLLARGVPADVVRAITAGLAEDPDSRPPDPDAWLAPIVGACRTWAGPSVAPTPVLPRRGRRRGFAVGAAVAAVLVLFAVLSLGGGDDEPEDGLLGDGPIDLNRQPASVAPVTDVTPTPTPTATPTPDPEKVALEYGPALVRTWTFELDSTHGWLYEVEVVADVAVAVGSYFEEDWPPPNTAVRTAIRGGVSVEVTDVTPGGREAPSLVGITRRVGWFDDDLPGFNTGQCQGYEIADHAPPIAMHCHTDDVESSIQGQWQSFTIEGGTPTGVDAVVEAYADHPIDFVFFGYDLAFGSACRVLLLADGSIVQDTVGSTERRPCLISGPNTHTYPPGPPGS, encoded by the coding sequence GTGACCACCAGACTGCTGGGCCGGTACCGGCTGGACGGTGTGCTCGGCTCGGGGGCTTTCGCGACGGTTCACCGCGGCTTCGACGAGCAGCTCGACGATCCGGTTGCGGTCAAGATCCTGGCCGAGAACCGTGCCGCCGACCCCGATATGCGCGACCGGTTCGTGGCCGAGGGGCAGGTGCTGCGCCGGATCGGCTCACCTCATGTCGTTCGGGCCCATGACCTGGCAGAGGGCGACGACGGACGGCCATTCCTGGTCCTCGAGCTGTGCGACCGAGGAACGGTCCGCGAACGCGTTGACGAGCTGTGGCAGGAGGGTTGGACGGCTGGCGCGGCCGACGTCACGGCGGTAGCCAGACCGCTCGCCGCGGCCATCGGGGCGATGTCGACTGCCGGGGTGGTGCACCGGGACCTGACGCCCTCGAACCTGTTGCTGACCACCGCACCACCCGCGGTGCCGGTGGATCCGGATTCGCTCGTGGTCGGACCGGGGGAGCGGCTGGCCGTCACCGACCTCGGGTTCTGCAAGGACTTGGCCCGGTCGACCGGGATCACGGCCGCGGGTGGCACCGACGGTTTCCAGCCTCCAGAGCAACGGCGCGTCGGCGGGCTCGTGGACGTGCGATCGGATCTGTGGGCGGCCTCAGCGGTCCTGACCTGGCTGATCAGCGGGGCGGCCCCCGTGGACCAGGACCGCGCCCGACAGGATCTCCTCGCACGTGGCGTCCCGGCGGACGTCGTACGGGCCATCACAGCCGGGCTGGCCGAGGACCCCGATTCCAGACCACCCGACCCCGACGCCTGGCTGGCCCCCATCGTCGGGGCCTGCCGGACGTGGGCCGGCCCCTCGGTCGCCCCGACGCCGGTTCTGCCCAGAAGGGGCAGGCGGCGTGGATTCGCTGTTGGCGCCGCCGTGGCGGCGGTCCTTGTGCTGTTTGCCGTGCTCAGCCTGGGTGGTGGCGACGACGAACCCGAGGACGGCCTCCTCGGCGACGGCCCGATCGACCTCAACCGGCAACCGGCATCGGTCGCGCCGGTCACGGACGTCACGCCGACCCCGACCCCGACGGCAACGCCTACTCCCGACCCCGAGAAGGTCGCACTCGAGTACGGTCCGGCGTTGGTGCGTACGTGGACATTCGAGCTCGACAGCACCCACGGCTGGTTGTACGAGGTGGAGGTCGTCGCCGACGTCGCCGTTGCCGTCGGGTCGTACTTCGAGGAGGACTGGCCACCGCCCAACACCGCCGTCCGTACTGCGATCCGCGGTGGCGTGTCGGTGGAGGTCACGGATGTCACCCCCGGTGGACGGGAGGCGCCGAGTCTGGTGGGCATCACGCGGCGCGTCGGCTGGTTCGATGACGACCTGCCCGGGTTCAACACCGGACAGTGCCAAGGATATGAGATCGCCGATCATGCCCCGCCCATCGCGATGCACTGCCACACCGACGACGTCGAATCTTCCATCCAGGGACAGTGGCAGTCCTTCACGATCGAGGGAGGTACCCCCACCGGCGTGGATGCGGTGGTGGAGGCCTATGCCGATCATCCCATCGACTTCGTCTTCTTCGGGTACGACCTGGCGTTCGGATCGGCGTGCCGGGTGCTCCTCCTCGCCGATGGGTCCATCGTGCAGGACACCGTCGGCAGCACCGAACGGCGTCCCTGCCTGATCAGCGGGCCGAACACCCACACCTACCCCCCGGGTCCCCCGGGGAGCTGA